CATTGATCCAAACTAACTCGCAAACCGAATAACTTTAAGAAACGTTTTTTCCTACCAATAATAAAATAGCAGCCATCCTCATCCCTAAAGGCTATATCACCAGTACAATATTCACCTTTAAACTCATCGCCTTTCACCAAATCTTCTACAGACTCCGCATATCCCATTGTCACATTAGGACCTTGATAACACAATTCTCCCTCTACATGAGAATTAGCTACAACTTTACCTTGGTCATCTTTTAATACAATAGTTCCTCCTGGAATTGCGAAACCTATACTAGCACATTTTTTAGTTGCCAACTCAGCTGGAAGATAAGCTAATCTAGCAGATGTTTCTGTAGTACCAAAAGTTGCAATGAACCGCTTACCGCTATAAGAGGCATATTCTGAAAAATACTCAAATAGAGAATTTGAAAGTTTCCCCCCGCCCTCAGCCATTGTCTTGAGATATGGCAAATCCATTTGAGTAAATTTCATTTTCTTCAGGATTTCATAGCTGTATGGAACTCCTGTGAAATTAGTTCCCCTTTGTTCCTTAATAAAACTCCAAAAGAGCGGACTTAAGAGATGATTAGAAAGAAGCAAAACTGTTGCACCAGCATATAAATGACTATTGATAACATTCAGCCCCATAGTATATTGCATTGGCAAATCACAGATCCCCCTTTCAGTAGTATTCCATCCAAATACATTTGCAACATTTTGAGCATTAATCTCTATGTTGCCATATTTATGACGTACTAATTTAGGACTTCCAGTAGTACCTGAGGTGGTTAATAACAAAGATAAATCAGGATTTAAAGCAGGTGTATCATTAGTTGTTTTATATAATACATAGCCTAAATATTCTTCAATAATCTCCGTTTCTCCAACCTCTCTCATATTTGAAGGACACCATATATACTCAGGCTTATATATTTTATAAAGATTATCAAGTAATCCTTTTTCCATACTAGCATTAAGTAATAAAGCAACATCTTTATTGTCATACAAAGCCAAAAATCCCGCCAATGATGGTGCAGTGTTTTTACATAAACAAAACACTAGTTTTCTTTCAGGAATTTTTCTTTTCAAAGTATCACAAAAGATAGTCAAGTCTCCATATGTCAACCTATTCCCACTATCATCAATAATAGCGGTTGATAGCTTGCTTTTTTTGTCTATATCAAAAATCATATAAACTAAAATTCAATATTACGCTTCCTCAAAATGTCCAAACCTGCCTGATAAGAAGTAAAAGCAATGATTTCATCAGGTTCAAATTCTATTTGAAACTCATCCTCAATAATTGCCATCAAACTCATTTGTCCAATAGAATCCCAACGTTCAACAGTATCCATCGTTGCACTTTCCACACTTTCACATGGAAGTTCCAAACCTTCCACAAACGCATTTTGATATTTCTCCAAATTTGTCATAACTAATTATTTTAACAAAAACTCAATTTTACCAGCTATCTGCTCAGCTGTTAATCCATGCTGTTTCCAAATATATCTCAAAGAACCAAGTTCTCCAAACCGATCATTTACACCTATTCTTACTAATCTAACATGTAAATCATTATCACACTTATATTCGGCAATGGAACTACCCAATCCTCCAATAATATTATGCTCTTCAACAGTAACAACCAAACGATGAGTAGAAAAGATAGTATCTAAAAGCCCCGTATCTAAAGGTTTAATAGTATACATATCCACCACAGTAGCATTAACATTTTTTTCTTTTAACATCTCAGCGGCATCCATAGCCTCTCGAACCATCAAACCTGTTGCAAGGATTGCAACATCTTCACCTTTTTTAATTATATTAGATTTACCAATAGTAAAATCACAATCTTTTTCATAAACAATAGGACAATTTAATCCACCAGACAACCGTAAATAGACCGGGCCTTCAATCAAAGAAGCAGCAATGACTAATTTAATTGCAGCCAAACAGTCAGAAGCTGAAAGAATAATTATATTAGGCAAAGCTCTTACAAGTGCAATATCTTCTGTAGCCCAATGAGATACAGCC
The nucleotide sequence above comes from Bacteroides intestinalis DSM 17393. Encoded proteins:
- a CDS encoding transketolase family protein, producing MVISTPLIKAYARLGQKGAAAGIGMLEVAKSDPNLRVVVADSIAIASLDRFYANYPDKVINVGIAEQNMIGIAAGIASESGSNVFACTYAEFIITRTVEMIRQNLSYHQFNVKLIGNSAGFAMETLAVSHWATEDIALVRALPNIIILSASDCLAAIKLVIAASLIEGPVYLRLSGGLNCPIVYEKDCDFTIGKSNIIKKGEDVAILATGLMVREAMDAAEMLKEKNVNATVVDMYTIKPLDTGLLDTIFSTHRLVVTVEEHNIIGGLGSSIAEYKCDNDLHVRLVRIGVNDRFGELGSLRYIWKQHGLTAEQIAGKIEFLLK
- a CDS encoding phosphopantetheine-binding protein, which encodes MTNLEKYQNAFVEGLELPCESVESATMDTVERWDSIGQMSLMAIIEDEFQIEFEPDEIIAFTSYQAGLDILRKRNIEF
- a CDS encoding AMP-binding protein encodes the protein MIFDIDKKSKLSTAIIDDSGNRLTYGDLTIFCDTLKRKIPERKLVFCLCKNTAPSLAGFLALYDNKDVALLLNASMEKGLLDNLYKIYKPEYIWCPSNMREVGETEIIEEYLGYVLYKTTNDTPALNPDLSLLLTTSGTTGSPKLVRHKYGNIEINAQNVANVFGWNTTERGICDLPMQYTMGLNVINSHLYAGATVLLLSNHLLSPLFWSFIKEQRGTNFTGVPYSYEILKKMKFTQMDLPYLKTMAEGGGKLSNSLFEYFSEYASYSGKRFIATFGTTETSARLAYLPAELATKKCASIGFAIPGGTIVLKDDQGKVVANSHVEGELCYQGPNVTMGYAESVEDLVKGDEFKGEYCTGDIAFRDEDGCYFIIGRKKRFLKLFGLRVSLDQCEKIVADGLFIDCACSGNDNRMFVYITEAGKEEQVKKLISIKTGLPLTSLTVKCVDEIYRNESGKINYRKLDNEYGIF